CTGGTGAGCCTGCTCGCCACCGCGGTCGCCACCGCCGGGTCCGCCACCCTGATGGCCGCCCTGTTCGTGGCGACGCGCACCGCCCGTACCTTCCAGAACTCGCTGAGCTATCCGGTGCTGCTGCTCGGCGGGGTATTCACCCCCCTCGACCGGCTGCCGGAGTGGACGCACCCCATCGGTCGCCTCCTCTACCTTTCCTGGAGTTCCGACCTCCTGCGTGACGCGCTGAACCCGGCCCCCGTCACCTCGGCGCTCTGGCGGACCAGCGTCGTCCTTTTCCTCGGGCTCCTCACCGGGCTCGGCGGCCGACTGCTGCTCGGCAGGGTCGTACGGCTGGTACGGGAGACCGGGACGGTGGGACTGTCTTGAGCAACGTCACGGACGTCACGGCCACCTCGACGGACGACGGCACGCCCGGCGCGTCCAGCCGCCGTCTCCAGGTACTGAGCTGGGCGGCGCGCGCCGGAGCCGCCGACTACGGCACGGTCTTCACCTGGAAGACCTGGCTGCTCGGCTGGTTTGTGCGGATGCTCGCCCAGGTGCTCTTCTTCACCACCATCGGCGACCTGCTCGGCCCCGGCCAGGCCCGCTACCTGCTGATCGGCAACGCGGTGGCGCTGGTGGCGCTGCACGGCATCTTCGCGACCGCGTCGACCACATGGGAACTCCAGAACGGCACCCTGCCCCTGCTGGTCGCCTCTCCCAGCAGCCCCTCGCTGGTCCTGCTGGGACGGAGCCTGTTCTGGCTACCGGACGGCGTGGCATGCGGCCTGGGCGCGATACTCATCCTCGCCCCCGTGGCGGACCTGCGGTTGACCGTGGCCAGGGTGGCCCTGCTCGCCGCTCTCCTCGTCCTCGTCGCGATGACGACCTACTGCCTCGGCCTGTTCCTGGGCTCCCTGGTACTGACCGCTGCGGACCTGCGCAACGTGGTGTCGAACGCGGCGTTCACGGTGATGCTGATCGTCTGCGGCCCTGAGGTACCGGCGAGCGCCGTCGGCCCGGTGCTCGGCCGGATCGGCGACGTCCTGCCACTCACCCACGGTCTCCTCGCGGTCCGCGAAGTACTGGCCGGAAGAGCGGGTCCCCACACCGCCGTGCTGGCGGGCTGGGAAACACTCATCGGGGCCTGCTGGCTCGCGGCGGCCCTCACAACACTGACATGGCGAGCCCGCCGCAGCCGCCGCGACGGGGCGGCCCTCTTCCTGACTTGACCCCGGTCCGTGACCTGAGCTCAACCCCCGGGATCTTGAGGCTCCCGGCGGCCCGGCATGACCACGGGCATCCCTTGGGCTGTTCCGCAGACCGGCCTTCGTCGTGACCCGTCCGTCCGCGTCGCGAACCGGGGTGAGTTGCAGCAGCATCTGATGGATCTCACCGATGTCCAGGACGTGCCAGCCCTCCAGCCCCATCACGTCCAGAGCGGCAGCCGCAACCCCGCGGGGTGACGGCGATGGTCTCGGGCAGGACGGTCACCCGGGAGGGACGGGTCGGCCGCCTCTCCATCGGGGATGGGCCG
This is a stretch of genomic DNA from Streptomyces sp. NBC_00285. It encodes these proteins:
- a CDS encoding ABC transporter permease, which produces MSNVTDVTATSTDDGTPGASSRRLQVLSWAARAGAADYGTVFTWKTWLLGWFVRMLAQVLFFTTIGDLLGPGQARYLLIGNAVALVALHGIFATASTTWELQNGTLPLLVASPSSPSLVLLGRSLFWLPDGVACGLGAILILAPVADLRLTVARVALLAALLVLVAMTTYCLGLFLGSLVLTAADLRNVVSNAAFTVMLIVCGPEVPASAVGPVLGRIGDVLPLTHGLLAVREVLAGRAGPHTAVLAGWETLIGACWLAAALTTLTWRARRSRRDGAALFLT